The DNA sequence GCAACAAGACGTTTCCCGTATCAATTTCGTGCTGTAATAAGAATGTTGTCACGCCCGAAACCTTTTCTCCATTGATCAACGCATGGTTGATTGGGGCGGCACCACGATAATTTGGAAGGAGCGAAGCATGTACATTAACAGTGCCGTGTGCCGGCATATTCCATACTGCTTCTGGCAACATGCGAAATGCGACGACGATTTGTAGGTCTGCTTGATACGATTTAAGGTTTTCCAGAAACGGAGGATCGCGCAGTTTCTCGGGTTGCAGCACCGGGATATGATGTGTTACGGCATATTGTTTTACGGCCGATTCGTGCATTTTCTGACCGCGACCTGCGGGTTTGTCTGGAGTAGTTACAACGGCCACCACCTTTTCGCCCGCTTGTAAAAGTGCATCAAGGGAGGCCACCGCGAAATCCGGTGTTCCCATAAATATAATTCGCATCGTATGTATAAATGTTTTTGTAGTTTGTTTCCCGTCAATTCAGGGATGACATTTTTTATTAACTTTGCGAAGTTACAAAATAAAATTTCAGCTTGAATTTCTCCTATTTTTTAGCCAGACGGATCACGCTTTTCGGTCAAAGAACGTTCTCGAAGATGATTATTCGGGTTACGATTGGCGCGCTGAGCCTGGCCATACTCGCCATTATTATGGCGGTGGCCATCCTCAAAGGATTCAAGCAGGAGATTACCGATAAGCAGCGGGGGTTTTTCGGAGATATTATGATCGTTAAGAACGATGTTTCTACCTCCTACGAGAACACTCCCATCTCTCTTTCCAGCTCAAAAATCGATTCCCTACGACAGCTTCCCAATGTAGAAGGTGTCTACCCGTTTGCCACAAAAGCCGGTATTATTCATGTGAACAGTGAAGTAGAGGGTGTATTGATCAAAGGTATTGATGCCAACTACCGGCAAGACTTCCTATCGCGCATGCTGGTGGAAGGAGATACGGTTAATTTTGCCGCGGAAAATGCCAATAATCAAATTTTGGTGTCTCAACAAACGGCCAATCGTTTGCATCTGAAAGTTGGCGATAGCTTTATTATGTATTTTGTGCAGCATCCTGTACGTAAACGAAAGCTGGAGGTCAAGGGAATTTATACCACACATTCTGAAGAGCTAGATAAGATGTATATCATTGGCTCGCTTGACCTCATTCGGCGTATCAATGATATGGCAGCAAAAGATGTAGGCGGCTATGAGATTCGTATTAAAGATTTTACGCAACTGGCGATGACTTCGCAGGTTGTAGAAGATAATCTGCCGATACAGATGGT is a window from the Sphingobacterium sp. lm-10 genome containing:
- a CDS encoding FtsX-like permease family protein — its product is MNFSYFLARRITLFGQRTFSKMIIRVTIGALSLAILAIIMAVAILKGFKQEITDKQRGFFGDIMIVKNDVSTSYENTPISLSSSKIDSLRQLPNVEGVYPFATKAGIIHVNSEVEGVLIKGIDANYRQDFLSRMLVEGDTVNFAAENANNQILVSQQTANRLHLKVGDSFIMYFVQHPVRKRKLEVKGIYTTHSEELDKMYIIGSLDLIRRINDMAAKDVGGYEIRIKDFTQLAMTSQVVEDNLPIQMVTTNVVEQMPDVFNWLELLDMNDSVIFVLMVIVALINLISALLINILERSSMIGILKALGMRNTQLRKVFLYNSLYLIGYGLLIGNILAIALYFFQKSTQFFKLDPSIYYVSFVPVQISWYEIVSLNVALVGIVLIVLIIPSMLISRISPIKTIQFK